In the Candidatus Zixiibacteriota bacterium genome, TGTCGCTCTCCTGGCGCAAGTCGGGGCAAGGGCCAATCGCCGGCTACTACATCTATGCCAGTGACAGGCCGCTCACCGGCTACAACCCGAACGACAGCCTGTCTGCCGATATCAGTCCACTGAACTCCGTGCCGTTCCCGGGCGATACCAACCCTGAGGACAGCGTCGAGAATTACGAAGTCTCCGAGCTCTCCAACGGAGTCAAGTACCACATTTCCATTCGAGCGGTTTATCCCGATCAGGTGGTCTCGCGCCCATCCAACGAGGTAATCGCGGTGTGCGGCGGGCGAGGTGAGATCGAACTGGCGGTTCGCTATTTTGGCAAGCCGGGTGGCTTTTCCTTCGAGCGCAATGAATATGTCGAGTATAATGCGCCTGATAATGACCTGTATTTCTTCTCGAAAGACAGCGTGGACTATCTGGCGTCGCCGCGACGCCTCGAAGGGTTCATCAGCGACACCCGCTTCCTGGTACTGCCGTTACGGGGCGAGTATGCCGATGTCGCCGCCCGGGTGAGAGAGACCAAACCGACGCCCACTGACGACCAGGTTGAGGTCACTGTCGGCGACTGGGTGCTTCTCAAGTGCGAACGAGGGACTCACGCGCTGGTACAGGTAAAGGAGCTCAGAGGGCTTGCCAGACAGCGTCGCGTAAAGCTGTTTTTTGCCTACTCAAGTTTCGTCGGTGAATTCTGGTTCTGAGAGCTACTGGCCGGCGTCTTCGCATCTCCGCAGCGGCACGAAGTCAATAAAGAGGTGGTCTATCAGAATGGTCACGTCGATAATCGAGATGTCCTGGAAGGTGGGATAGAGACCGCCCGACTGGTTGACATCGGCCTCTCTCAGGCACTGCGGCGGGGTGATCGAGATGAACAGGTGATCGAGCAGAAGACTAATGTCGCCGATGGAAGGTTCATCGCCGCCCGTCCCGTTAATGTCACCCACCAGACCTAAGCAGCATGGGGTCAAACTGATGAAGGCCGGGTCGGACGCCGGGGAGTAGTTGCCGGCGCCGGTTTCGGCCACAACTATGTAAGCGTAGCTTTTCATAGTATCGACGGTACGATCCAAGTAGGATGGGCTGGTTTCACCCCGGTCGGTGCGGTCCCCGGCCGGGTTGTCGATCCGGAAAAACGAGCCGTTAGAGTTGCCGTCGCGGCGGTACACATGCCAGGTCGTGCCGGCCTCGGTAACCCAGTCGAGACGAACGGTTATCGGATCGATTCGCCGCGCTCGCAACGCCGCGGGCGGCCGCGGGAACGATGCCGTCGCCAGAGTGACATCCTCACGCTGGAAGGAGTTGGTTGGGATCGTCTTGTTAAGCAAGAATCGCTCCGACCGTTCAAGATCGAAGAAGTAGTAGTGGTACGCCATCCCAGGGGCCTCGCCGACAAAGTTCTGGAAATCGTCATACCAGTGTCCGCCGTCATACCCCGCGCCGATACAGGATTGAACGCGAATTTCCCTATCGACATTATTGATGAATCCGAGGAACATGATTCCGCCGTCGGGCGGCACCGACAGGTCGGAGCGGTGTACCTCGCCGAAAATTGACCCCTGCGCCAGAATTGAATGGCTCGGCAACATCAGGCCTGCCGCGACGGCGAGGACCCGAAGGCCTCGTATGTGGATGGGATTTAAGCGCATGTGCCAGTTCCGGGGAGGGTTCGCCCGGCCATTATTATCGTCGGCCAGGCGGTGCGAATCGTTCAAGGCCGTCCAGAGCAACTCCCACATCTATAAATATAGTTAAACGTCCGGTGTTTGCAAGAGTCCCGAGGCGTCGGGCGGGGTCGCCCGGCGCGCACGAGAGGGGCGGGTCTTCGCAGGGGTGCTGCTACGCCGGGCGGGGTCGCCCGGCGCGCACGAGAGGGGCGGGCACGTATGTTTGTGCTGTCGGGCGACCCTGCCCGACAGAAAGCTCCCTCAGATCGTGCGTCCTTTTGTCCGCCAACCACGGACCAAGAGACCTGGGCCCTGACGGCGGCGGGGAGTTTCGACGATAGTGCTGTCGGGCGACCCTGCCCGACAGGCTTTGACTTACGGGTGTCGGCCAGAGTCAGCCGACACCACATCGAGGGTTTTTGAACACTCCCCTTTGGGGCGAATTCATCTCACAGCTCAGTCGCCTCCCGACGCCCCAAGTCTGTGCGAAGTTATCGGGCCGACGCACAATAAAGGTGCAGCGAGGGGCGACCCCTCCGCAGTCACCACCTGTAAGTCTATGACATTTGGAACCTTAGCGGTATCGGCACGTAGCTTGATTGGCGGACTCTCGTGAAGAATACGATCGCAAACAGCATTGGGCGGCATTTAACGGAGTTTTGACTATGAAATCCAACGTACGGCAATTCGCGATTGTGGCGATGACACTGGCGACGGTGTGGCCCTCAGTTACTACTGCCGGCTCACTTGCCGGGCGAACGCGCCTCGAAATCGGCGCCGGCTGGCGGCACCATCCGGAGCAGACCGCACGGGTATTCTACGTTGACGACCAGCGGATAGTCACGGCCACCGAGGGGGCGGTAGGCAGGCTCGGCCTCAGCTACTGGAGCACCGAGGAACTTGCGTTTGCGGTAGACTATACTTTGCACGATGTGGAAGTCGACAACCGCATTGACAGTTATGGCTACTCCTACGACCATGCCTCGATAGTTCACTCGCTCATGTTCGGCATGCGGTTGTACTGGCCGCAGTCAAGGCCGTATGCGGCTATGCGACCGTACTTTTCGGCCGGCGCCGGGCCGTTCTTTGGCACGTCGCAGTACTGGTTTGACGACGAATGCGACTGTGACAGATATGGTTTCGCCAGTCACATGGTCGTTGCGGGAGCGCGGCTGGGCGGGGGGATCGACTTCCTCATGGGTCGCAATTTCATGTTCGGCTTCAACGGCGGATATAATTTCGTAGAGGACTTCTCACGTCCGATAGGTGGCCGCTACGACTATAGCGGTTCGGATTTCGGGATGAGCGTCTCGTTCCTTTTCGGCGGCCGACGCATTCGCAGACTGTAGGTAATCGTTTGCGACCGTAGTCTCAATGCTCCGCTCCGCCCACTTTGGCTTTGTCCCAGTCCTCGCCAAGGATTATGCGGGCCTCGTGGTCAGCGTCGACCGCGAACTCCTGCGGCACAAACAAAGTAACCGCGCCACCAATCAGGCTCGGATACGAGGATGGCCCCGACTGACCGGTCGCTCCAAAGTGACCCGACTGGTCGCTCAGTACGGCCGGAATGTCTTTCGAGTGGAGCGCTCCAAGGACCATGTCGGCGTATTGAGTCGAGGTAAACCGGGCCAGTGGAATCCAGTTGTCATAGCTCTCCAACTCTTCAGGTTCGTCAGGCTCCTCCCAATCTTCCGGGGAACCGGTTTCGTCGAGTTCCTCCGGTTCGAGTGGCAGGACGGCTACCAGCTTTTCCTCGCAGTCAGGGCAGACGCTGACGGTGGGCAAGTACTCATAGCGACACCTGGGACAAAACGGCATAGGATGTCCTTTCCTGTGGCGGTTTCGGACGATCGTCGAGCCTATGTATACGGGGCACCTTTTCGATAGTCAACAAGGACCATATCGGTCTCGGAAGGGTTGCACCCCGTCCAGGCATTACGTATGTTTGCTCCGAAGGGAGCAAAGATGAAAGTAGGCTACATTCAGTTTGAGCCGGTTCTGGGTGATGTCGCGCACAACATTGGCACGCTCGACACAATGATCGCTCAGGCCGACGGCGCCGAACTGCTGGTCCTGCCGGAGCTGTGCAGTACCGGGTATCGATTCGAGTCTCGACAGCAGGCCTGGGACCTGTCGGAGACCACGAAAAAAAGCCGCTTCGTGCGATTTCTGACGTCGGTTTGCGCCAAACGGGCAACGCACATCGTAGCCGGGTTTGACGAACGCGAGGGCGACAAGCTCTACAATACGGCGGTCCTGGTTGGCCCGAACGGCCTTATAGGGAAGTACCGCAAGCTGCACTTGTTCATGGATGAGAAGGACATTTTTGAGCCGGGTAATTTCGGGTTGCCGGTGTTCAATATCGGTCCGTGTACGATAGGCATGGTGATTTGTTTCGACTGGCAGTTTCCGGAGGTCTGGAGAGTGCTGGCGCTCAAGGGAGCAGACATAATCTGCCACCCATCCAATCTTGTCCTCCCCGGCCTCTGCCAGAAGGCGCTGCCGGTGCACGCGGTTTGTAACCGCGTGTTTGTGATTACGGCCAATCGTATCGGGACTGAACGCGATTTGACATTCACCGGTCTGTCGACCATCGCCGACCCAAAGTCAAACGTGCTCGTCCAGGCATCGCCTGACCGGGCGGAAGTCGGCCTGGTTGACATTGATATCGCTCTTGCCCGCAACAAGCGGCCCACCCCGAAAAACCATGTGTTTGACGACCGACGGCCGGATGAGTATCGGCTGCTGGTCGAGAGCTGATTTGATTGTGCAAACGAATGGTACAGGTATTCTCGTAGCATATCTCAAAACGATTCGATACGGAGGCCCAAATGGCAAAGAAGACCAAGTCCATCAGCAAGGCGAAGAAGAAGCCCGCGCGCGCAGCGAAGAAAGTTGTGAAGTCAAAAGCCGTCAAAACTGCCGGCAGAGGAAAGTCTTCGGCCCGGTCCGCAAAGCCGACCGCGCGCAAAGTATCCAAACCCAAACCCAAAACCATGACTGTCGCGCAGCGTATAGTTGCGTTGGAAGAGAAGATCCAGAACGACAAGAAAGAGCTGGCCGCTCTGCGCAAGGCACAATCTCCAGAAGAGATCGCCGATTATGTACTCAAGGCGCATGACGGCTCACAGATCCGGTTATCGGAGATGTTCGGCGCTCACACGGATATGATCCTGGTCCACAACATGGGGAAGGGGTGCCGGTATTGCACGCTATGGGCCGATGGTTTTACGGGGTTCACGAAGCATCTGGAAAACCGCGCAGCGTTTGTCGTGGTCTCCAAGGACCCGTTTGATATCCAGCGGGACTTTTACAACAGCCGCGGTTGGAATTTCCGAATGTATTCCAGTCACGGCACCACGTTCAACCGTGACGTGAGTTTCGAAACCGAAACCGGCGGCCAGATGCCGGGGGTGTCGGCGTTCTACAAAGATGATAACGGCCGGATATTCAGAACCGCCTATGCCTACTTTGGTCCGGGCGATGATTTCTGCGCGGTCTGGCCGATGCTGGACCTGTTGAAAACGGGGCCGGACGGCTGGGAGCCGCAGTATAGTTACTAACTGGCTCGGCGGGCGCTGAATTGGCAGTTGATTGATGGGTGCGGTCCAATCGGACTGCACGCGCAGTGGGGATCGCGTCATTCAATACCCCCGGCAGGACTCGAACCTGCTACCCTCTGCTTAGAAGGCAGATGCTCTATCCAGTTGAGCTACGGGGGCGTTGGCTGATGGCGCGACCTGATCATGGCCAACCGCCCTTCTGATCAGGACTACCAACCTATTATAGGATTCTTCCCGCGTGTCGGGAAACAAGTTTTTTGCCGCCCTTGCCGGATTCGAACTTCCCCGAATTCCCTTGTGTGGGCAGCAGCGGTCCGGTTTTTTTCTGGAAGTGACCTCAAGGCGGCTCATAATCGGTTCCCGAGGCTCCGACCTCGCGCTTATCCAGGCCGGTATCGTACAGACGGCACTGCAGAATGCTTGCGGGTTACGAAGCGAAATCAAGGTAATCAGAACCGAAGGAGATCATCGCGAGCATCTGGGGTTTGACCAAATGGAAGGCAGGGGGTTCTTCACCAAAGAACTTGAAGACGCCCTTTTGGACCAGTCTATAGATTTAGCAGTGCACTCACTCAAAGACCTTCCTACTACCCAGCCCGACGGGCTGGTAATAGGCGCGGTCGGATTCCGAGCCGACCGTCGGGAATTGCTCCTGATGCTGCCCGGTGTGAGAATGGGCACAGGTGTGCTTCCGATTCGGTCTGGGGGAAGGATCGGCACAAGTTCAACCCGCAGGAAAGCGCAGATCGCATATGATAACCTAACACTTCAGATATTGGACCTGCGCGGCAATGTACCGACTCGGATCCGAAAGCTCCGCGATGGCCAATACGACGCAATTATCATCGCCGCCGCCGGGGTCGAGCGGCTGGGGCTTGATATGACTAATCTGGACACCACTCTTCTCGACTTGGAGGACTTTGTTCCCGCGCCGGGCCAAGGTGTGCTTGCGATTGAGATTCGGAACGACGACCACGATCTTGCGTCGGCCGTGGCGAAGTTAAATTCGCCGCCTGTGGAAACCGAAATTAGCGCTGAGCGCGGGCTCCTCAAGAGGTTTGGGGCTGGATGCTCGCTTCCGCTGGGAGCGTTTGCGGTTGGCAGTGACACCGGGATAAGGCTGGTGGCTGTGCTCGGCACCGGTAATGGTAAAACATGGGGTGGCCTGAAAAGAGTCGATGTCACCGCTGGTTCGGTTGAGGAAGTCGTGAAATCTGCCTTTGCAGCGCTGACTCGCGGTGACTGAGAGAACGGTACTGCATGATAGACAAGAAGATGACCACCAGAAAATCTGAGCAGCTCTATCGACTGGCGTGCGACGTGACACCAGGGGGTGTCAACTCACCGGTGCGGGCGTACAAATCAGTCGGCGGAACGCCTCGGATAATCGCGAGGGGAGAAGGAGCGTATCTCTACGATGTCGACGGCAACCGCTATATCGACTTCTGCGGTTCCTGGGGGCCGCTGATACTCGGCCATGCCGACCCGGACGTTGTGGCCGCGGTCAAGGCGCAGGTCGATAAAGGGCTTACCTATGGTGCGTCGACTGAGTTGGAATACCAGCTCGCAGACTTCGTTGTCTCGCACGTTGAGCCGGTCGAGAAGATTCGCTTTGTATCGTCGGGCACAGAAGCGGCTATGTCGGCGATACGGGTTGCCCGCGGATTTACAGGACGCGATCTGATTCTCAAATTCGAGGGTTGCTATCACGGCCACGCTGATCATATGCTCGTAAAGGCGGGCTCAGGACTGGCGACATTCGGACAGCCGTCGTCGGCAGGCGTGCCCGTATCTTTTACACAACACACTACTGTATTGCCTCTCGATGACGAATCGGCACTGTCTGACTTCTTTCGGAGTCAAGGAGACAAAGTCGCCGCGGTCATTATCGAAGGCGTTCCTGCCAACCATGGCCTGCTGATCCAGCGGCGCGAATTCATGCACACGCTGCGGAATCTATGCGACAAATATGGCGCGCTGCTCATTTTCGACGAAGTCATCACCGGCTTACGACTGGGGCTTGGCGGTGCTGCGGCGTACTATGGTATCAAACCGGACCTGCTCACATTTGGTAAGATTATCGGCGGCGGAATGCCGGTTGGAGCATTCGGCGGACGGGCGGATGTCATGAGCGTCCTCTCACCAGAGGGGCCGGTCTATCAAGCAGGGACCCTATCGGGGAACCCGGTGGCGATGGCAGCCGGTCTTGCGACGCTCAGGAAGTTGGCGGACGGGCGAGTGTACGAACAGCTTGAATCGGTTTCGTCGGTGTTCGTGGATGAGCTAAATCGCGGCCTGAAACCGCTCGGTGGACAGGTGGTGCGGATTGGGTCCGTTTTCTGGATTATGTTTCAGCCTGATTTGCCGCGCGCAGCGCATGAGGTACTACCAGATGGCATCGCTCGTTTCAATCGTGTGCACCGGGCGGTTCTCGATTCAGGCGTGTACCTGCCGCCGTCGGGATACGAGGTCTGTTTTATCTCATCGGCCCACACGACTCAGATGTTAAAGACTGCGGCAGACACAACCGTCGAAGCGGTAGGTCGAAACCCCTGCGGTTTCGACATTCCTCACAGCGCGCCTTGAACATAATGTCAAAACCACGTCTCACGCTTACGCGCTCGACTCAGGGGTTTTGACCTACTAACCAAGGTTGGATGGCAGGACCGCAGGGGTCCTGCCCTACGGTAGTACGAGGGTCTATGTCGTTTATGGAATTCTCGGATCAGAACGGAATCGCCACGCTGACGCTCGCACGCGGCAATGTGAACGCCATGAACGAAGAAATGGTCGATCACCTCATTGAGAGGTTTCAACGACTGAGCGATTATTCCAACACGCACGCGGTTGTGCTCACCGGACAAGGGAGCTTCTTCTCGTTCGGGCTCGACGTGCCGGAGTTATACGACTATTCGTCAGCCGATTTCACGCGTTTCCTGTCCAAGTTCACAGACCTGTATCTGCGCATCTTCGAATTTCCAAAGCCACTGATTGCGGCGATCAACGGCCATGCCGTGGCGGGCGGGTTCATGCTC is a window encoding:
- a CDS encoding fibronectin type III domain-containing protein — protein: MPKAPSESPLARVYPHVAFPTDLKVEQNHQRLSLSWRKSGQGPIAGYYIYASDRPLTGYNPNDSLSADISPLNSVPFPGDTNPEDSVENYEVSELSNGVKYHISIRAVYPDQVVSRPSNEVIAVCGGRGEIELAVRYFGKPGGFSFERNEYVEYNAPDNDLYFFSKDSVDYLASPRRLEGFISDTRFLVLPLRGEYADVAARVRETKPTPTDDQVEVTVGDWVLLKCERGTHALVQVKELRGLARQRRVKLFFAYSSFVGEFWF
- a CDS encoding nitrilase-related carbon-nitrogen hydrolase, producing the protein MFAPKGAKMKVGYIQFEPVLGDVAHNIGTLDTMIAQADGAELLVLPELCSTGYRFESRQQAWDLSETTKKSRFVRFLTSVCAKRATHIVAGFDEREGDKLYNTAVLVGPNGLIGKYRKLHLFMDEKDIFEPGNFGLPVFNIGPCTIGMVICFDWQFPEVWRVLALKGADIICHPSNLVLPGLCQKALPVHAVCNRVFVITANRIGTERDLTFTGLSTIADPKSNVLVQASPDRAEVGLVDIDIALARNKRPTPKNHVFDDRRPDEYRLLVES
- a CDS encoding DUF899 family protein, translating into MAKKTKSISKAKKKPARAAKKVVKSKAVKTAGRGKSSARSAKPTARKVSKPKPKTMTVAQRIVALEEKIQNDKKELAALRKAQSPEEIADYVLKAHDGSQIRLSEMFGAHTDMILVHNMGKGCRYCTLWADGFTGFTKHLENRAAFVVVSKDPFDIQRDFYNSRGWNFRMYSSHGTTFNRDVSFETETGGQMPGVSAFYKDDNGRIFRTAYAYFGPGDDFCAVWPMLDLLKTGPDGWEPQYSY
- the hemC gene encoding hydroxymethylbilane synthase — encoded protein: MSGNKFFAALAGFELPRIPLCGQQRSGFFLEVTSRRLIIGSRGSDLALIQAGIVQTALQNACGLRSEIKVIRTEGDHREHLGFDQMEGRGFFTKELEDALLDQSIDLAVHSLKDLPTTQPDGLVIGAVGFRADRRELLLMLPGVRMGTGVLPIRSGGRIGTSSTRRKAQIAYDNLTLQILDLRGNVPTRIRKLRDGQYDAIIIAAAGVERLGLDMTNLDTTLLDLEDFVPAPGQGVLAIEIRNDDHDLASAVAKLNSPPVETEISAERGLLKRFGAGCSLPLGAFAVGSDTGIRLVAVLGTGNGKTWGGLKRVDVTAGSVEEVVKSAFAALTRGD
- the hemL gene encoding glutamate-1-semialdehyde 2,1-aminomutase; translation: MIDKKMTTRKSEQLYRLACDVTPGGVNSPVRAYKSVGGTPRIIARGEGAYLYDVDGNRYIDFCGSWGPLILGHADPDVVAAVKAQVDKGLTYGASTELEYQLADFVVSHVEPVEKIRFVSSGTEAAMSAIRVARGFTGRDLILKFEGCYHGHADHMLVKAGSGLATFGQPSSAGVPVSFTQHTTVLPLDDESALSDFFRSQGDKVAAVIIEGVPANHGLLIQRREFMHTLRNLCDKYGALLIFDEVITGLRLGLGGAAAYYGIKPDLLTFGKIIGGGMPVGAFGGRADVMSVLSPEGPVYQAGTLSGNPVAMAAGLATLRKLADGRVYEQLESVSSVFVDELNRGLKPLGGQVVRIGSVFWIMFQPDLPRAAHEVLPDGIARFNRVHRAVLDSGVYLPPSGYEVCFISSAHTTQMLKTAADTTVEAVGRNPCGFDIPHSAP